The following proteins are encoded in a genomic region of Takifugu rubripes chromosome 21, fTakRub1.2, whole genome shotgun sequence:
- the mmp11a gene encoding stromelysin-3 isoform X2 produces MALRMRASLFMCCCVLALQCFPSTLCSPVSEKTPELKKAGKAPRAQGSIKEASLPANSSSAWNRPRCGVPDYPAQKEVHYRVRNRQRRFVLYGGRLDRTDLTYRIVRFPWQMGEEKVRRVFREALKIWSDVTPLTFTEVHSGKADIRIDFTRYWHGDNLPFDGPGGILAHAFFPKTHRQGDIHFDYDESWTLGNHMGTDLLQVAAHEFGHVLGLQHSREPGAVMSAYYSFSYPLRLSEDDKQGIQYLYGAHPRVLPTSPPPPPPPANPETNEIVTNPDACQTDFDAVSMIRGELFFFRSGYVWRIRDGQLESGYPALASRHWRGIPSNIDAAFEDKTGNIWFFQGDNYWVFDAERQIRGPESIRTLGLSASGIQAALRWGHDSTYDTYFFRSGSYWRFSPHQNRVESAYPRSMQDWSGIPNDVDASFRDIYGYAHFIRGRQYWKFDPVGMNSLEGYPRYVGADFFNCRNA; encoded by the exons ATGGCGCTGAGGATGCGGGCTTCTCTCTTCATGTGCTGCTGCGTCTTGGCGCTGCAGTGCTTCCCGAGCACGCTCTGCTCTCCG GTGTCTGAGAAGACCCCGGAGCTGAAGAAGGCTGGAAAGGCTCCACGCGCTCAGGGTTCCATTAAAGAGGCGAGTTTACCGGCCAACAGCTCCAGTGCGTGGAACCGACCCCGCTGCGGTGTGCCAGACTACCCGGCCCAGAAGGAGGTCCATTATCGCGTGCGAAACCGCCAGAGGCGCTTTGTCCTGTATGGAGGACGTCTGGACAGGACTGACCTCACCTACAG GATCGTGCGGTTCCCCTGGCAGATGGGCGAGGAGAAGGTCCGGCGTGTGTTCCGAGAGGCGCTGAAAATCTGGAGTGATGTCACGCCGCTCACCTTCACTGAGGTCCACAGCGGGAAAGCCGACATTCGCATTGACTTCAcgag GTACTGGCATGGAGACAACCTCCCCTTTGATGGCCCGGGTGGGATTCTTGCTCACGCCTTCTTCCCAAAAACACACCGTCAAGGTGACATCCACTTTGATTACGATGAGTCATGGACCCTTGGAAACCACATGG GCACGGACCTACTCCAGGTTGCTGCCCATGAGTTTGGGCACGTCCTGGGCTTGCAGCACTCCCGTGAGCCGGGGGCCGTCATGTCTGCGTACTACTCCTTCTCGTACCCGCTGAGGCTGAGCGAGGATGACAAGCAAGGCATCCAGTATCTGTATGGAGCTCACCCCCGAGTTCTGCCCACATCACCGCCCCCACCTCCGCCCCCGGCAAACCCAGAGACCAATGAGATTGTCACCAAT CCCGATGCCTGCCAGACGGACTTTGATGCCGTCTCCATGATCCGAGGAGAgctgttcttcttcaggtcGGGCTACGTTTGGCGGATCAGGGACGGCCAGTTGGAGAGCGGCTACCCGGCGCTGGCGTCCCGTCACTGGCGAGGGATTCCCAGCAACATCGACGCCGCATTTGAAGACAAGACAGGAAACATTTGGTTCTTTCAGG GTGACAACTACTGGGTGTTTGACGCTGAGCGGCAGATCCGGGGACCAGAGTCCATCAGGACTTTGGGTCTGTCGGCATCGGGGATCCAGGCGGCCCTACGCTGGGGCCACGACTCCACCTACGACACCTACTTCTTCAGGTCGGGCAGCTACTGGAGGTTCAGCCCCCACCAAAACCGTGTGGAGTCTGCCTATCCGAGAAGCATGCAGGACTGGAGTGGCATCCCCAACGATGTGGACGCCTCTTTCAGGGACATTTACG gCTACGCCCACTTTATCCGAGGACGACAGTATTGGAAATTCGACCCGGTGGGCATGAACTCGCTGGAGGGCTACCCTCGCTATGTCGGTGCGGATTTTTTTAACTGTAGAAACGCGTGA
- the tor2a gene encoding prosalusin, producing MLTTLSVQLLFLFNPVNSVLQQLYCTIADSCNCDFKPNIKGLEWDLYRNLYGQHLVQDIVSEEVAKFLQNKNPDRPLVLSFNGPSGTGKTLVSSMLGNHLYGSAMSSPYVHQFVPTLHFPLPDRVKQYREDLKSWVQGNLTECARSVFFFDEMEKMPPGVVDVLEPFLGPSHVVFRTNYRKAIYVFIGTTGEEVITRVALENRQAGRDREEIKLHDLQEALAQTVHNSSTSGFFNSSIIQQRLITRFVPFLPLCRHHVERCVRSQLCSQGLCSRDDVVEAVGGAMTYTPFQGHYFSSTGCKAVTAKINLFL from the exons ATGTTGACCACCCTGTCTGTacagcttttatttctttttaacccGGTTAACAGCGTTTTACAGCAGCTCTACTGCACCATAGCAGACAGCTGTAACTGCGATTTCAAACCGAATATTAAAG GCCTGGAATGGGACCTCTACAGAAACCTTTATGGACAACATCTGGTCCAGGATATTGTTTCAGAGGAGGTGGCAAAGTTCCTCCAGAATAAAAACCCAGACCGTCCCCTGGTTCTGTCCTTTAACGGCCCTTCAGGGACAGGAAAGACGCTGGTCAGCTCCATGCTGGGAAATCATCTGTATGGGTCAGCAATGAGCAGCCCATATGTCCATCAGTTTGTTCCTACGTTGCACTTCCCTTTACCTGACCGGGTAAAACAGTACCGA GAGGACTTAAAGAGCTGGGTGCAGGGCAACCTGACGGAATGTGCTCGCTCAGTCTTCTTTTTTGATGAGATGGAGAAGATGCCTCCAGGTGTCGTAGATGTCTTGGAGCCCTTCCTGGGGCCGTCACACGTTGTGTTTCGTACTAATTACCGCAAGGCCATCTACGTCTTTATTGG CACTACTGGAGAGGAGGTGATTACCAGAGTTGCGTTGGAGAACCGTCAGGCTGgacgggacagagaggagatcaAGTTGCATGACTTGCAGGAAGCCCTCGCACAAACAGttcacaacagcagcacaa GTGGCTTCTTCAACTCCAGCATCATTCAGCAGAGGCTCATCACCCGCTTCGTGCCGTTCCTGCCGCTCTGCCGACACCACGTGGAGCGCTGCGTCCGCTCGCAGCTCTGCTCACAGGGCTTGTGTTCCCGCGATGACGTAGTGGAAGCAGTTGGGGGCGCCATGACGTACACTCCCTTCCAGGGACACTACTTCTCTTCCACTGGTTGCAAGGCTGTCACAGCAAAAATCAACCTCTTCCTGtga
- the mmp11a gene encoding stromelysin-3 isoform X1 — protein sequence MALRMRASLFMCCCVLALQCFPSTLCSPVRGSSRYKVAPVSEKTPELKKAGKAPRAQGSIKEASLPANSSSAWNRPRCGVPDYPAQKEVHYRVRNRQRRFVLYGGRLDRTDLTYRIVRFPWQMGEEKVRRVFREALKIWSDVTPLTFTEVHSGKADIRIDFTRYWHGDNLPFDGPGGILAHAFFPKTHRQGDIHFDYDESWTLGNHMGTDLLQVAAHEFGHVLGLQHSREPGAVMSAYYSFSYPLRLSEDDKQGIQYLYGAHPRVLPTSPPPPPPPANPETNEIVTNPDACQTDFDAVSMIRGELFFFRSGYVWRIRDGQLESGYPALASRHWRGIPSNIDAAFEDKTGNIWFFQGDNYWVFDAERQIRGPESIRTLGLSASGIQAALRWGHDSTYDTYFFRSGSYWRFSPHQNRVESAYPRSMQDWSGIPNDVDASFRDIYGYAHFIRGRQYWKFDPVGMNSLEGYPRYVGADFFNCRNA from the exons ATGGCGCTGAGGATGCGGGCTTCTCTCTTCATGTGCTGCTGCGTCTTGGCGCTGCAGTGCTTCCCGAGCACGCTCTGCTCTCCGGTGAGGGGCTCCAGCAGGTACAAGGTGGCACCG GTGTCTGAGAAGACCCCGGAGCTGAAGAAGGCTGGAAAGGCTCCACGCGCTCAGGGTTCCATTAAAGAGGCGAGTTTACCGGCCAACAGCTCCAGTGCGTGGAACCGACCCCGCTGCGGTGTGCCAGACTACCCGGCCCAGAAGGAGGTCCATTATCGCGTGCGAAACCGCCAGAGGCGCTTTGTCCTGTATGGAGGACGTCTGGACAGGACTGACCTCACCTACAG GATCGTGCGGTTCCCCTGGCAGATGGGCGAGGAGAAGGTCCGGCGTGTGTTCCGAGAGGCGCTGAAAATCTGGAGTGATGTCACGCCGCTCACCTTCACTGAGGTCCACAGCGGGAAAGCCGACATTCGCATTGACTTCAcgag GTACTGGCATGGAGACAACCTCCCCTTTGATGGCCCGGGTGGGATTCTTGCTCACGCCTTCTTCCCAAAAACACACCGTCAAGGTGACATCCACTTTGATTACGATGAGTCATGGACCCTTGGAAACCACATGG GCACGGACCTACTCCAGGTTGCTGCCCATGAGTTTGGGCACGTCCTGGGCTTGCAGCACTCCCGTGAGCCGGGGGCCGTCATGTCTGCGTACTACTCCTTCTCGTACCCGCTGAGGCTGAGCGAGGATGACAAGCAAGGCATCCAGTATCTGTATGGAGCTCACCCCCGAGTTCTGCCCACATCACCGCCCCCACCTCCGCCCCCGGCAAACCCAGAGACCAATGAGATTGTCACCAAT CCCGATGCCTGCCAGACGGACTTTGATGCCGTCTCCATGATCCGAGGAGAgctgttcttcttcaggtcGGGCTACGTTTGGCGGATCAGGGACGGCCAGTTGGAGAGCGGCTACCCGGCGCTGGCGTCCCGTCACTGGCGAGGGATTCCCAGCAACATCGACGCCGCATTTGAAGACAAGACAGGAAACATTTGGTTCTTTCAGG GTGACAACTACTGGGTGTTTGACGCTGAGCGGCAGATCCGGGGACCAGAGTCCATCAGGACTTTGGGTCTGTCGGCATCGGGGATCCAGGCGGCCCTACGCTGGGGCCACGACTCCACCTACGACACCTACTTCTTCAGGTCGGGCAGCTACTGGAGGTTCAGCCCCCACCAAAACCGTGTGGAGTCTGCCTATCCGAGAAGCATGCAGGACTGGAGTGGCATCCCCAACGATGTGGACGCCTCTTTCAGGGACATTTACG gCTACGCCCACTTTATCCGAGGACGACAGTATTGGAAATTCGACCCGGTGGGCATGAACTCGCTGGAGGGCTACCCTCGCTATGTCGGTGCGGATTTTTTTAACTGTAGAAACGCGTGA